The sequence ACCTTCCATGCGGCAGACGATCACGCTACGCCGGAGTCGCCTTTCGCCGTCCCACTAACCGAGGAAGCTCAACCGCACCTGGCGCTCCGGGTTGTCCCTGTTCGTGTCCACCAGGCACACCGACTGCCAGGTCCCCAGCTCCAGCGCTCCCCCGATCACCGGCAGGGTGGCGTGGGGCGGGACGAGGGCGGGGAGTACGTGGTCGCGGCCGTGGCCCGGGCTGCCGTGGCGGTGCTGCCAGCGGTCGTCCGCCGGGAGCAGGTGGTGGAGGGCGGCCAGGAGGTCGTCGTCGCTGCCCGCGCCCGTCTCCAGGATCGCGATGCCCGCGGTGGCGTGGGGGACGAAGATGTTCAGGAGGCCGTCCCGGCCGGGCGCCGCCCGGGTGAGGAACTCCTCGCACTCCCGGGTCAGGTCCAGGACGCGCTCGCTCGCACCCGTGGTGATGTTCAGGACAGTGGTGGTGAAGGAATCGGACATGGCTCCATCTTCCCTTCCGGAGGGCGAGATCACACGTCCACCCTCCGAGACGCCATTGACCGTGTCCTGACCGGATGACTACGTTCATCGCCATGTTCCGATCAGCTCTGCTCACCTCGCGCGGTCACATCGACCTGCTGCGGGTGGCATCCGCCGCGTGTTGTCGCGGCTGCTGACGTTCCCTCAGCGCCCTTCGCGCCTCTTCTGACCGGGCCTCCCCGCCCGCTCCCGCCCCCTGTCGGCCGCGCCTTCGCCTTCCCCGTCACGCGTCCGTCCGGGCTGCTTCGGCCTGTCGACAGCCGGGGTCCGCCGCCTCCGAGCCACCGGTCTCCTGACGTGGTCGGGGCGCCGGGACTCCCGGGCGTTCCTGGTGTCCTGGCCCGCGGGCCGGGCGCAGCCGCCGTCGTGGGGCCGGGCGGAGTGGTGAGCCGTGTCAGCGTCGCCGATCACCGTCTCCGTACGACCTTCCGTGGAGCCCCCATGACCATCAGCCACGCACCGCCCGATCTGTCCGACGGCCTGGAGAAGGCCCCGGCCTCCGGCAGCAGCCGTACGCCTCCCGACCTGGAGCCGATCGTCCCGGCATCCGTGCGCCGGGCGCGGCTGCGGTCCGTGCCCCGGTGGCTGCGGCGCACCGTGGGGCCGCTGCTGCTGCTCGCGCTCTGGCAGGTCTTCAGCGCCACGGGGGTGCTGCACCCCGATGTGCTCGCCTCGCCCGGAACCATCGCCCGTGCGGGGGGCGATCTGATCGCCGACGGGACCCTTCCCGCCGCCATGGGCGTCTCGCTCCAGCGGGTGGCCGTGGGGCTGGTGCTCGGCGGGGTCGTCGGGACGGCGCTCGCGCTGGTCTCCGGGCTCTCGCGGCTCGGCGAGGACCTCGTCGACGCGACCGTACAGATGCTGCGCACCGTCCCCTGGGTGGGGCTGATCCCGCTGTTCATCATCTGGCTCGGGATCGGTGAGGCGCCCAAGGTGGCGCTCATCGCGCTCGGGGTCGCCTTTCATCTGTATCTCAATGTGTATGCGGGGATTCGGGGTGTCGACGCCCAACTCATCGAAGCCGGTGAGTCGTTGGGGCTCAACCGGTGGGGGCTCGTACGTCATGTGGTGCTGCCGGGGGCGTTGCCCGGGGCCATGACCGGGCTGCGTTACTCGCTGGCCACCGCCTGGCTCGCGCTCGTCTTCGGCGAGTCCATCAACGCCGATGCCGGGATCGGGTTCCTGATGAACCAGGCCCGGGAGTTCTTCCGGACCGACGTGATCGTCGTCTGCCTCGTCGTGTACGCCTTCCTCGGCCTCACCGCCGACGTCATCGTCCGGACCCTCGAAAGGCTGCTGCTGCAATGGCGACCGACCTTCACCGGCCAGTGACCGCCCCGGCCCCCTCCCCCACCGGGGAGCCCGAAGCCGCCGTACGGGTCGAAGGGCTCACCCGGGCCTTCGACGGGCGTGCCGTCATCGACGGTCTCGATCTCACCCTGAAAGCCGGGGAGTTCACCGCGCTGCTGGGACGCAGCGGTTGCGGAAAGTCGACCCTGCTGCGCGTGCTGGCGGGACTCGACCGCGAGATAGCGGGGACAGTTCTGGTGCCCCGTCGCCGTGCCGTGTCCTTCCAGGCGCCGCGCCTGATGCCCTGGAAGCGGGTCTGGCGCAATGTCCTGCTGGGGCTGCCCGGGAAGCCCGAACGGGCCCTGGCCGAGAAGGCGTTGGCGGAGGTCGGGCTGACCGACCGGGCGGGCGCCTGGCCCAAGACGCTCTCCGGCGGTGAGGCCCAACGCGCCTCCCTGGCGCGTGCGTTGGTACGGGAGCCCGATCTGCTCCTCCTCGACGAGCCGTTCGGCGCACTGGACGCGCTGACCCGGATCAAGGCGCAGCAGCTCGTCGCGGAGCTCTGGCAGCGGCGCGGCTGCGCGGTCCTCCTGGTCACCCATGACGTGGACGAGGCGCTGCTGCTGGCCGACCGGGTGCTGGTGATGCGGGACGGCGGCATCGCGTACGACACGTCCGTCGGCCTGGACCGCCCGCGCGGGGTCGGCGCCCCCGGCTTCGCGGGCCTGCGTTCGCGGCTGCTGAGCGAGCTCGGCGTCGAGGACGGCGGTGCCGCCGACGCCGAGGCCGAGGCAGACCCGCAACAGCAAACGGCCGCCGCCGCGCACTCGGACGTATGACACCCCTGACCACCCGCTCCCTTCCCCGAGCATCACGGAGAACCACCATGAAACGCCGCCCCCTGCCCGCCCTGCTCCTTCCGCTCGCCCTGCTCCTCGCCGCCTGCGGTGGCGGCGCTTCGTCCACGGGGGCGGGCGGAGGCAGCACCGACGGCAAGGGCAGCGTGACGCTCAACGTCGGTGACCAGAAGGGTGGTTACGAGGCGATCCTGCGGGCCTCCGGAGAACTCGACGACCTGGACTACCGCGTCAAATGGTCCACCTTCACCTCCGGCCCACCGCTGCTGGAGGCCGTGAGCGCCGGGGCCGTGGACATCGGAGGGGTGGGCAACACCCCGCCCGTCTTCGCCGCCGGTTCGGACTCGAACATCGTCGTCGTGGGCGCGAGCCACGGTTCGTCGGCCGGTGAGGCCATCGTC is a genomic window of Streptomyces sp. SID8374 containing:
- a CDS encoding ABC transporter permease; translated protein: MTISHAPPDLSDGLEKAPASGSSRTPPDLEPIVPASVRRARLRSVPRWLRRTVGPLLLLALWQVFSATGVLHPDVLASPGTIARAGGDLIADGTLPAAMGVSLQRVAVGLVLGGVVGTALALVSGLSRLGEDLVDATVQMLRTVPWVGLIPLFIIWLGIGEAPKVALIALGVAFHLYLNVYAGIRGVDAQLIEAGESLGLNRWGLVRHVVLPGALPGAMTGLRYSLATAWLALVFGESINADAGIGFLMNQAREFFRTDVIVVCLVVYAFLGLTADVIVRTLERLLLQWRPTFTGQ
- a CDS encoding ABC transporter ATP-binding protein — encoded protein: MATDLHRPVTAPAPSPTGEPEAAVRVEGLTRAFDGRAVIDGLDLTLKAGEFTALLGRSGCGKSTLLRVLAGLDREIAGTVLVPRRRAVSFQAPRLMPWKRVWRNVLLGLPGKPERALAEKALAEVGLTDRAGAWPKTLSGGEAQRASLARALVREPDLLLLDEPFGALDALTRIKAQQLVAELWQRRGCAVLLVTHDVDEALLLADRVLVMRDGGIAYDTSVGLDRPRGVGAPGFAGLRSRLLSELGVEDGGAADAEAEADPQQQTAAAAHSDV
- a CDS encoding YjbQ family protein, with translation MSDSFTTTVLNITTGASERVLDLTRECEEFLTRAAPGRDGLLNIFVPHATAGIAILETGAGSDDDLLAALHHLLPADDRWQHRHGSPGHGRDHVLPALVPPHATLPVIGGALELGTWQSVCLVDTNRDNPERQVRLSFLG